The Saccharomonospora cyanea NA-134 genome includes a region encoding these proteins:
- a CDS encoding LpqB family beta-propeller domain-containing protein has product MPAVVLSLFLCVLTVAGCASIPMESQPKAIPQRNAGQPTQEIPEPELGLDPLTVVRNFVRNSAQPANDHAASRAYLSGRMRESWKPDPSLRVVKEEFSTVYAPESEQPDDPNERVVALRAVEVGRLAPDRSFIAGLEEYRKPVRVRRQPDGEWRIVDPPDSIVITESDFNDAYFQVPVYFFAPDSTALVSDLRYVVARPQSGLPSRVVDLLLSGPSDGLAGAVRNPLGDSAALDSNVTTGNDGALVVPLTGLGDEAVQERELMAAQVVRSLQHVTTSRVKLLSDGTPLVPGQAEWRPSDLPAYDTLSSPNAELPGLMTVNGRVRSLGSGSPIDGPAGSGALDVVSAAQAINGHQLAVVESIGDEVRLRIGDYGAPGQLVDLSGSRMTRPTWKPPVSKDDKSTEVWTVVDGEQVTRVQQDADGQWVTVPVNASELTDAGWISALRLSRDGSRAALVAGGKLVVASVVRTASGATLRAPRVLQEDRLSSVVDVDWIDHDTLVATTSSERVPVARVSVDGFQFDQYNTSNLTPPMRAVTAAPGRPIVVADSSGLWTAAEVGAVWVPHSHTSADAEPFYPG; this is encoded by the coding sequence ATGCCGGCCGTGGTGCTCTCCCTGTTCCTCTGCGTGCTCACCGTGGCAGGGTGCGCCTCGATCCCCATGGAGTCGCAGCCCAAGGCCATCCCCCAGCGCAACGCGGGCCAGCCGACGCAGGAGATCCCCGAACCGGAACTCGGCCTCGACCCGCTCACGGTCGTCAGGAACTTCGTGCGCAACAGCGCGCAACCGGCCAACGACCACGCCGCCTCCCGCGCCTACCTCAGTGGTCGCATGCGCGAGTCGTGGAAGCCGGACCCGAGCCTCCGGGTGGTCAAGGAGGAGTTCAGCACCGTATACGCGCCGGAGAGCGAGCAGCCCGACGATCCCAACGAACGCGTGGTGGCGCTGCGGGCGGTCGAGGTCGGCAGGTTGGCGCCCGACCGCTCGTTCATCGCCGGGCTGGAGGAGTACCGCAAGCCGGTGCGGGTGCGCAGGCAGCCCGACGGCGAGTGGCGCATCGTCGATCCACCCGACAGCATCGTGATCACGGAGAGCGACTTCAACGACGCCTACTTCCAGGTGCCGGTGTACTTCTTCGCTCCCGACTCGACAGCACTCGTCTCCGATCTGCGGTACGTGGTCGCCCGCCCGCAGTCGGGACTGCCCTCCCGCGTCGTCGACCTACTGCTGTCCGGCCCTTCCGACGGCTTGGCCGGCGCTGTGCGCAACCCGCTCGGCGACTCCGCGGCACTCGACAGCAACGTCACCACCGGCAACGACGGCGCGCTCGTCGTGCCGCTGACCGGACTCGGTGACGAGGCGGTCCAGGAACGTGAGCTGATGGCCGCCCAGGTCGTGCGCTCGTTGCAGCACGTGACCACGAGCCGCGTGAAACTGCTCTCCGACGGCACGCCACTCGTACCGGGGCAGGCCGAGTGGCGGCCCAGCGACCTACCCGCGTACGACACCCTGTCGTCCCCCAACGCCGAGCTGCCGGGGTTGATGACAGTGAACGGGCGGGTGCGTTCACTCGGCTCCGGTTCTCCCATCGACGGGCCTGCGGGATCGGGAGCACTCGACGTCGTGAGCGCCGCCCAGGCGATCAACGGCCACCAGCTGGCGGTCGTCGAGTCGATCGGCGACGAGGTGCGGCTGCGGATCGGCGACTACGGCGCCCCCGGACAGCTGGTGGACCTGTCCGGGTCGCGGATGACCCGACCGACGTGGAAGCCACCGGTCAGCAAGGACGACAAGTCCACCGAAGTGTGGACGGTCGTCGACGGCGAGCAGGTGACGCGGGTGCAACAGGACGCGGACGGTCAGTGGGTGACCGTGCCGGTCAACGCGTCCGAACTCACCGACGCCGGGTGGATCAGCGCGTTGCGCCTGTCCCGCGACGGGTCCAGGGCAGCCCTCGTCGCGGGCGGCAAGCTGGTGGTCGCCTCGGTGGTCCGCACGGCTTCCGGAGCGACGCTGCGCGCGCCGCGGGTGCTTCAGGAGGACCGGCTGTCCTCGGTCGTCGACGTCGACTGGATCGACCACGACACGCTCGTGGCGACCACGTCGTCGGAACGGGTGCCCGTCGCGCGGGTCTCGGTGGACGGCTTCCAGTTCGACCAGTACAACACCTCCAACCTGACACCGCCGATGCGCGCCGTCACAGCGGCTCCGGGGCGGCCCATCGTCGTGGCCGACAGCAGCGGGCTCTGGACGGCGGCCGAAGTCGGCGCCGTGTGGGTGCCGCACAGTCACACCTCTGCCGACGCCGAGCCGTTCTACCCAGGCTGA
- a CDS encoding DUF3558 domain-containing protein, whose translation MRPEQKSSVTRIIPLVFLLFSAASCSSATNGFPEVSVPSGLSTAQTSSVPRYSVDDPLNVAPFLERPCELVSPDVLVSLGFDPAGGRARTSGNDEVAALAGPYCGWSGEKEGNLTVSVQSGNTERGVGGLEGIRTLHDQGRFKLWEETNMVGYPAAYYAMQDMRAQGECAIAVGVAEDMSITVGADFFVDDPSQACSTAENVAANVIETLKAEG comes from the coding sequence ATGAGGCCTGAGCAGAAAAGTTCAGTAACTCGAATCATTCCCTTGGTCTTCCTGTTGTTTTCCGCTGCGTCTTGCTCGTCGGCGACAAACGGTTTTCCAGAAGTGAGCGTTCCCTCGGGTTTGTCGACGGCGCAAACTTCTTCGGTCCCTCGGTATTCCGTCGACGATCCCTTGAACGTTGCTCCCTTCCTCGAGCGGCCTTGTGAACTCGTTTCACCTGACGTTCTTGTGTCTCTCGGGTTTGATCCGGCGGGTGGAAGAGCTCGGACTTCGGGGAACGACGAAGTTGCTGCGCTTGCGGGGCCTTACTGTGGATGGTCGGGCGAGAAAGAAGGGAATCTAACCGTTTCTGTCCAGTCCGGCAACACGGAACGCGGTGTGGGCGGACTGGAGGGTATAAGAACTCTCCACGACCAAGGTCGCTTCAAGCTTTGGGAAGAGACGAATATGGTCGGATATCCCGCAGCTTACTACGCAATGCAGGACATGCGTGCTCAAGGCGAGTGCGCCATCGCGGTTGGGGTGGCTGAGGACATGAGTATCACGGTTGGAGCAGATTTCTTTGTCGACGATCCTAGTCAGGCATGTTCCACAGCGGAGAACGTTGCTGCCAACGTGATCGAAACTCTGAAAGCGGAGGGCTGA
- a CDS encoding ComF family protein, with the protein MTTRTARPLRCSVGALAKAAGTAVAELLLPSVCAGCGGLGAAACESCLAELASGPVPVAPGVAALTRHDGVARELVLAHKERGRRDLARPLGQALARALPRLPRASPDADGTWWFVPVPSRPSAARARGGSHVMALARSCAARIAEQGGAAAVAPALRLSARARDAVGLDRAARMANLAGRVLLDPDGAPTPGTPVVLLDDVVTTGATVEACTRVLASHGAVVTAALTLTAASRTVAWPRHRVKHRHLSPTRVIGELNEGGRR; encoded by the coding sequence ATGACGACGCGAACGGCGAGACCACTCCGTTGCTCCGTCGGCGCGCTGGCGAAGGCTGCCGGAACCGCCGTGGCCGAGCTGCTGTTGCCGTCGGTGTGTGCGGGGTGCGGCGGCCTGGGGGCTGCCGCGTGCGAAAGCTGCCTGGCCGAGTTGGCCTCCGGGCCCGTTCCCGTGGCACCCGGTGTTGCCGCGTTGACCCGTCACGACGGCGTCGCGCGGGAACTCGTGCTCGCTCACAAGGAAAGGGGGCGGCGCGACCTCGCGCGCCCGCTCGGGCAGGCGCTCGCGCGAGCCCTGCCGAGGCTGCCACGAGCGAGTCCCGACGCGGACGGCACGTGGTGGTTCGTGCCGGTTCCGTCCCGACCTTCGGCCGCGCGGGCCCGGGGCGGCTCACACGTCATGGCACTGGCCCGGTCGTGTGCCGCCCGGATCGCCGAGCAGGGCGGGGCTGCGGCCGTGGCCCCGGCTCTGCGGCTGTCGGCGCGTGCGAGGGACGCGGTCGGCCTCGACCGCGCAGCCCGCATGGCCAACCTGGCGGGCCGGGTCCTTCTCGACCCCGACGGTGCCCCGACCCCGGGGACACCCGTCGTCCTGCTCGACGACGTGGTCACCACGGGAGCCACTGTGGAGGCCTGCACCCGGGTCCTGGCCTCCCACGGCGCGGTGGTGACCGCGGCGCTGACGTTGACGGCGGCGTCCCGGACCGTCGCGTGGCCGCGACACAGGGTCAAACACCGACACTTGTCACCCACACGGGTAATTGGGGAACTGAACGAGGGGGGCCGTCGTTGA
- the mtrB gene encoding MtrAB system histidine kinase MtrB, with translation MSGRLASVSRSALSVARSAAAFSRRRTVAFGELWHRSLQFRVTTSTLALSSAVVFVLGVVLQNQIVERLVHTKERAAITQLQVAVRTAESELVGDAGQGDALRNRLSTALKALTSSSAATQDIDSSAAAGAFEPVLVAGDPGDVDSDLVHAGPVEDVPGGLRSYAESNRVALQYHTDGVTGTTYLVAGAPVTTATRPIQLYLLFPMTTEQNTVATVQNTLLVGSAFLLVLLAVITNMVTRQVVLPVRRAAAAAEGFADGDLNRRLDVSGEDDLAKLAVSYNEMAASIQEQIRRLEEFGQLQRRFTSDVSHELRTPLTTVRMAADVLYASRDQFPSGLARSSELLVDELDRFESLLRDLLEISRLDAGVEELAAEPVDVRPVVHRVVEQLKVIAGSTGSEIVLDLPDEEVTAELDTRRVERILRNLLANAVDHGEGHPVRLRLAADEHAVAISVRDYGVGLRPGEAELVFNRFWRADPSRNRRTGGTGLGLAISHEDARLHGGWLEAWGEPGQGSCFRLTLPRAVGRTLEHSPIPLPPDPPPAEPARHDESGEPAQEHDAAEAAEQEEVR, from the coding sequence ATGAGCGGGCGACTGGCTTCGGTGAGCCGGTCGGCGTTGTCGGTGGCCAGGAGCGCGGCCGCGTTCAGCAGGCGCAGAACGGTCGCCTTCGGCGAGCTGTGGCACCGGTCGTTGCAGTTCCGGGTGACGACCTCCACGCTCGCCCTGTCGTCGGCCGTGGTGTTCGTTCTCGGTGTCGTGCTGCAGAACCAGATCGTCGAGCGGCTCGTCCACACCAAGGAGCGGGCTGCCATCACGCAGTTGCAGGTGGCAGTGCGCACCGCGGAGAGCGAACTCGTCGGCGACGCGGGGCAGGGTGACGCCCTGCGTAACCGCCTCTCCACCGCTCTCAAGGCCCTGACGAGCAGTTCCGCGGCCACGCAGGACATCGACAGCTCAGCGGCGGCCGGTGCCTTCGAACCCGTGCTCGTGGCGGGCGACCCGGGTGACGTCGACAGTGACCTCGTCCATGCCGGTCCGGTCGAGGACGTTCCCGGCGGTCTGCGGAGCTATGCCGAGAGCAACCGGGTCGCACTCCAGTACCACACCGACGGTGTGACAGGTACGACCTACCTCGTCGCCGGTGCGCCGGTGACCACGGCGACCCGGCCGATCCAGCTCTACCTGCTGTTTCCGATGACCACGGAACAGAACACGGTGGCCACCGTGCAGAACACCCTGCTGGTGGGCAGCGCGTTCCTGCTCGTGCTCCTGGCGGTGATCACCAACATGGTGACTCGGCAGGTGGTGCTGCCGGTCCGGCGAGCGGCGGCCGCCGCGGAGGGGTTCGCGGACGGCGACCTCAATCGCAGACTCGACGTGTCCGGAGAGGACGACCTCGCCAAACTCGCCGTGTCGTACAACGAGATGGCCGCGAGTATCCAGGAGCAGATCCGCAGGCTGGAGGAGTTCGGGCAGCTCCAACGGCGATTCACATCGGACGTCTCCCATGAGCTACGCACTCCGCTGACCACGGTGCGTATGGCCGCGGACGTGTTGTACGCCTCGCGCGACCAGTTCCCGTCCGGACTCGCGCGCTCGTCGGAACTGCTCGTCGACGAACTCGACCGGTTCGAGAGCCTGCTTCGCGACCTGCTGGAGATCAGCCGCCTCGACGCGGGCGTGGAGGAGCTGGCCGCGGAGCCCGTCGACGTCCGCCCCGTCGTGCACCGCGTCGTCGAGCAGCTCAAGGTCATCGCGGGTAGCACCGGCAGCGAGATCGTCCTGGACCTGCCCGACGAGGAGGTCACCGCCGAACTGGACACCAGGCGGGTCGAACGTATTCTGCGGAACCTGCTCGCCAACGCCGTCGACCACGGCGAGGGCCATCCCGTGCGCCTGCGCCTGGCGGCCGACGAGCACGCCGTCGCCATCAGCGTGCGCGACTACGGGGTCGGTCTGCGACCCGGTGAGGCGGAGCTGGTGTTCAACCGTTTCTGGCGCGCCGACCCCTCGCGGAACCGGCGCACCGGAGGTACCGGACTCGGCCTCGCGATCAGCCACGAGGACGCCCGTCTGCACGGAGGCTGGCTCGAGGCGTGGGGGGAGCCGGGTCAGGGTTCGTGCTTCCGCCTCACCCTGCCACGTGCCGTGGGCCGCACCCTGGAGCACAGTCCCATCCCGCTGCCGCCCGACCCGCCACCCGCCGAACCTGCGCGCCACGACGAGAGCGGGGAACCGGCGCAGGAGCACGACGCCGCGGAGGCCGCCGAACAGGAGGAGGTCCGGTGA
- the mtrA gene encoding MtrAB system response regulator MtrA — MKARVLVVDDDPALAEMLTIVLRGEGFDTAVVSDGSRALPALRELKPDLVLLDLMLPGMNGIDVCKAIRAESGVPVVMLTAKSDTVDIVLGLESGADDYVVKPFKPKELVARVRARLRRTESEPAETLTIGDLHIDVPGHEVTRDGRSIALTPLEFDLLVALARKPRQVFTREVLLEQVWGYRHAADTRLVNVHVQRLRSKVEKDPEHPEVVLTVRGVGYKAGPP, encoded by the coding sequence ATGAAGGCGCGTGTGCTGGTCGTCGACGACGACCCCGCTCTGGCTGAAATGCTCACCATCGTGCTGCGCGGTGAGGGGTTCGACACCGCCGTGGTGTCCGATGGTTCCCGTGCACTGCCTGCGCTGCGCGAACTCAAACCCGACCTCGTCCTGCTCGACCTCATGCTGCCCGGTATGAACGGCATCGACGTCTGCAAGGCGATCAGGGCCGAGTCGGGTGTGCCGGTCGTGATGCTCACGGCCAAGAGCGACACCGTGGACATCGTGCTCGGACTGGAGTCGGGTGCCGACGACTACGTCGTCAAGCCGTTCAAGCCGAAGGAACTCGTGGCGCGGGTGCGGGCGCGGTTGCGGCGCACCGAGTCCGAGCCCGCCGAGACACTCACGATCGGCGACCTGCACATCGACGTGCCCGGACACGAGGTGACGAGGGACGGCAGGTCGATCGCGCTGACACCGCTGGAGTTCGACCTCCTCGTGGCGCTGGCCCGCAAGCCGCGCCAGGTGTTCACCCGTGAGGTCCTGCTCGAACAGGTCTGGGGCTACCGCCACGCCGCCGACACGCGGCTGGTGAACGTGCACGTGCAACGCCTGCGGTCGAAGGTGGAGAAGGATCCCGAGCACCCCGAGGTCGTGCTCACCGTCCGCGGTGTCGGTTACAAGGCCGGGCCACCGTGA
- a CDS encoding Rv3235 family protein — translation MHAFQSASGLLPLNPYEPTEFGERSQGEVAEGQLSLDDLLAELHAENVTRHAYTLPAPGRRILHRVLTALIEVQAGSRAASQLDDWLSPVLQRRFRATPRRASTRYVLRNIHVCRPADGALEVCGTAHLTHRAYALVARFEHDGGGWRCTLFTVLGRRS, via the coding sequence ATGCACGCGTTTCAGTCGGCAAGCGGGTTGCTTCCACTCAACCCGTACGAACCGACCGAGTTCGGGGAGCGTTCGCAGGGGGAGGTCGCCGAGGGACAACTGTCACTCGACGACCTGCTGGCCGAGCTCCACGCAGAAAACGTCACACGTCACGCGTACACGCTGCCCGCACCGGGCAGGCGGATTCTGCATCGAGTGCTCACCGCACTCATCGAAGTGCAGGCAGGCAGCAGAGCCGCCAGTCAGCTCGACGACTGGCTGTCACCCGTGCTGCAGCGGCGCTTCCGAGCCACGCCGCGTAGGGCCAGCACACGTTACGTTCTGCGGAACATCCACGTGTGTCGGCCCGCCGACGGGGCGTTGGAGGTGTGCGGCACCGCCCACCTGACCCACCGTGCCTACGCTCTCGTGGCGCGATTCGAACACGACGGCGGTGGGTGGCGCTGCACCCTGTTCACCGTGCTCGGACGACGGTCCTAA
- a CDS encoding HAD-IA family hydrolase, translated as MLRGLVLDYAGVLTDVGGDRLFAAVRTARAHGVRAALLSNSAGGPEARRGLTEWFDALVFSGEVGVAKPDAVVYRLTAEKLGVDAGACVFVDDSPRNVAGAVAAGMVGVRHVSVEETLTELEALFPVLVSGSR; from the coding sequence ATGCTGCGAGGGTTGGTGTTGGACTACGCGGGTGTGCTCACCGATGTCGGCGGGGATCGTTTGTTCGCGGCGGTGCGGACGGCACGCGCTCACGGGGTGCGGGCGGCGTTGTTGTCGAATTCCGCAGGTGGTCCAGAAGCACGGCGAGGACTCACCGAGTGGTTCGACGCGCTGGTGTTCTCGGGCGAGGTGGGGGTGGCGAAACCGGACGCCGTCGTGTACCGCCTGACGGCTGAGAAGCTCGGTGTCGACGCGGGGGCGTGCGTGTTCGTCGACGATTCGCCGCGGAACGTGGCGGGTGCGGTGGCGGCGGGCATGGTCGGTGTCCGGCATGTGAGCGTCGAGGAGACGCTGACGGAGCTCGAGGCGCTGTTTCCCGTCCTGGTTTCGGGAAGTCGCTGA
- the hpf gene encoding ribosome hibernation-promoting factor, HPF/YfiA family, whose amino-acid sequence MDIVIKGRNVEVPEHYRVHVADKMARLERYDRKVIRYDVELFHEPNRRQAKNCQRVEITGKGKGPIVRAEARAGDFYAALDCAISKLESRLRRMHDRRRVHYGRRAPESLAEATAAGPLSAAAAAGRGRSATAVLEAPAEPETDESVATDELGVPSPRWDDGVVPSQPGRVVREKQHSAEPMTIDDALYQMELVGHDFYLFNDSETGKPSVVYRRKGFDYGVIRLG is encoded by the coding sequence ATGGACATCGTCATCAAGGGTCGCAACGTGGAGGTTCCCGAGCACTATCGGGTGCACGTCGCGGACAAAATGGCCCGACTGGAGCGTTACGACAGAAAGGTCATCCGCTACGACGTCGAGCTCTTCCACGAGCCCAACCGCAGGCAGGCCAAGAACTGCCAGCGGGTCGAGATCACCGGTAAGGGCAAGGGCCCGATCGTCCGAGCCGAGGCGCGGGCTGGCGACTTCTACGCGGCGCTCGACTGTGCGATCAGCAAGCTCGAGAGCCGACTCCGCCGTATGCACGACCGGCGACGCGTCCACTACGGACGACGCGCACCCGAGTCCCTCGCCGAAGCCACCGCAGCGGGTCCGCTGTCGGCCGCCGCGGCCGCGGGCCGTGGCCGCTCGGCGACCGCCGTGCTCGAGGCGCCCGCGGAGCCCGAAACCGACGAAAGTGTGGCGACCGACGAACTGGGTGTACCCAGCCCTCGCTGGGACGACGGGGTCGTTCCCAGCCAGCCCGGCCGGGTGGTTCGGGAGAAGCAGCACTCGGCCGAACCGATGACGATCGACGATGCCCTCTACCAGATGGAACTCGTCGGGCACGACTTCTACCTCTTCAACGACTCGGAGACCGGGAAACCGAGCGTCGTGTACCGCCGGAAGGGATTCGACTACGGGGTGATACGACTGGGCTGA
- the secA gene encoding preprotein translocase subunit SecA → MLLNRLLRAGEGKMVKRLRRIADHVNTLEDDVKDLSDAELQAKTDEFRKRHADGESLDELLPEVFAVVREAATRVLGQRHYDVQLMGGAALHLGQVAEMRTGEGKTLTSLLPVYLNALPGKGVHVVTTNDYLAQRDSEWMGRVHRFLGLDIGVIRSDMSPAERKAAYAADITYGTNNEFGFDYLRDNMAWSLDDCVQRGHNFAIVDEVDSILIDEARTPLIISGPADQSSRWYVEFARMAPLMKKDVHYEVDERKRAVGVTEAGVEFVEDQLGIDNLYEAANTPLVGFLNNALKAKELYRKDKEYIVRNGEVLIVDEFTGRVLAGRRFNEGMHQAIEAKEGVEIKAENQTLATITLQNYFRLYDKLAGMTGTAETEAAEFHQTYNLGVVPIPTNRPMVRVDQPDLIYKTEEAKFEAVADDIAERHEKGQPVLVGTTSVEKSEYLSKLLLKRGVPHEVLNAKQHHREALIVAKAGRKGAVTVATNMAGRGTDIVLGGNPDIIADEVLRERGLDPVEHSEEYEAAWPKVLEEVTAECKVEAEEVLEAGGLYVLGTERHESRRIDNQLRGRSGRQGDPGESRFYLSLGDELMRRFNAAMVERVMTTMRLPDDVPIEHKMVSRAIKSAQTQVEQQNMEIRKNVLKYDEVMNQQRKVIYAERRRVLKGENLREQVEHMITDVVTAYVTGATAEGYAEDWDHAKLWTALKTLYPVGVTWDEIMDESEDVDSERLREILVEDAHKAYAAREADIDAKVGEGAMRELERRVVLSVLDRKWREHLYEMDYLKEGIGLRAMAQRNPLVEYQREGFDMFNAMLDSLKEEAVGLVFNVQVQQAEQQQAEQPEASQAKPQRAPQPAVAAPAKAAGNGRASAPSNAPRHARPVPPQPTVTGEPVPAALQGKGLGGQTPQGLTFSGPSEGGGVQSRGDGSSSKAKSGPAAGGTRRERRAAAREQAKKSKRQTGR, encoded by the coding sequence ATGCTTCTGAACCGCCTGCTCCGTGCGGGCGAGGGCAAGATGGTGAAGCGGCTCCGCCGTATCGCCGATCACGTCAACACCCTCGAAGACGACGTCAAAGACCTTTCGGACGCCGAGCTGCAGGCGAAGACCGACGAGTTCCGGAAGCGACACGCCGACGGCGAATCGCTCGACGAGCTTCTGCCGGAGGTCTTCGCCGTCGTACGGGAGGCCGCGACGCGTGTCCTGGGACAGCGGCACTACGACGTCCAGCTGATGGGTGGTGCGGCGCTGCACCTCGGCCAGGTCGCCGAGATGAGGACCGGTGAGGGCAAGACGCTCACCAGCCTCCTGCCGGTCTACCTGAACGCGCTGCCGGGCAAGGGCGTCCACGTCGTCACCACCAACGACTACCTCGCACAGCGTGACTCCGAGTGGATGGGGCGTGTCCACCGGTTCCTCGGCCTGGACATCGGTGTCATCCGATCCGACATGTCGCCCGCCGAGCGCAAGGCCGCGTACGCCGCCGACATCACGTACGGGACGAACAACGAGTTCGGCTTCGACTACCTGCGCGACAACATGGCGTGGAGCCTCGACGACTGCGTGCAGCGCGGGCACAACTTCGCCATCGTCGACGAGGTCGACTCCATCCTCATCGACGAAGCCCGGACTCCGCTGATCATTTCCGGTCCCGCCGACCAGTCCTCACGCTGGTACGTCGAGTTCGCGCGGATGGCGCCGCTGATGAAGAAGGACGTCCACTACGAGGTGGACGAGCGCAAGCGCGCCGTCGGCGTCACCGAGGCGGGCGTCGAGTTCGTCGAGGACCAGCTCGGCATCGACAACCTCTACGAGGCCGCGAACACGCCGTTGGTCGGGTTCCTCAACAACGCCCTCAAGGCCAAGGAGCTCTACCGCAAGGACAAGGAGTACATCGTCCGGAACGGCGAGGTGCTCATCGTCGACGAGTTCACGGGCCGGGTACTGGCGGGCCGCCGGTTCAACGAGGGCATGCACCAGGCGATCGAGGCCAAGGAAGGCGTCGAGATCAAGGCCGAGAACCAGACTCTGGCCACGATCACCCTGCAGAACTACTTCCGGCTCTACGACAAGCTCGCAGGCATGACCGGTACCGCCGAGACCGAGGCGGCGGAGTTCCACCAGACCTACAACCTCGGCGTCGTGCCCATCCCGACGAACCGGCCGATGGTCCGTGTCGACCAACCCGACCTGATCTACAAGACCGAGGAGGCGAAGTTCGAGGCGGTCGCCGACGACATCGCCGAGCGGCACGAGAAGGGCCAGCCCGTCCTTGTCGGCACCACGAGTGTCGAGAAGTCGGAGTACCTGTCGAAACTGCTGCTCAAGCGCGGCGTTCCCCACGAGGTGCTCAACGCCAAGCAGCACCACCGCGAGGCGTTGATCGTCGCGAAGGCCGGCCGTAAGGGCGCCGTCACGGTGGCGACGAACATGGCAGGCCGAGGCACCGACATCGTGCTCGGCGGCAACCCGGACATCATCGCCGACGAGGTGCTGCGGGAGCGCGGGCTCGACCCGGTGGAGCACTCCGAGGAGTACGAGGCCGCGTGGCCGAAGGTGCTGGAGGAGGTCACCGCCGAGTGCAAGGTGGAGGCCGAGGAGGTCCTGGAGGCCGGTGGCCTCTACGTCCTCGGCACCGAGCGCCACGAGTCTCGGCGTATCGACAACCAGTTGCGTGGCCGGTCCGGTCGTCAGGGCGACCCGGGTGAGTCCCGCTTCTACCTGTCGCTGGGCGACGAGTTGATGCGGCGCTTCAACGCCGCGATGGTGGAACGGGTCATGACCACCATGCGGTTGCCCGACGACGTGCCGATCGAGCACAAGATGGTCTCCAGGGCGATCAAGAGCGCTCAGACCCAGGTCGAGCAGCAGAACATGGAGATCCGCAAGAACGTTCTCAAGTACGACGAGGTGATGAACCAGCAGCGCAAGGTCATCTACGCCGAGCGCCGCCGGGTGCTGAAGGGCGAGAACCTGCGCGAGCAGGTCGAGCACATGATCACCGATGTCGTCACCGCGTACGTCACCGGCGCCACCGCCGAGGGATACGCGGAGGACTGGGACCACGCCAAGCTGTGGACCGCGTTGAAGACGCTCTACCCGGTCGGCGTGACGTGGGACGAGATCATGGACGAGAGCGAGGACGTCGACTCCGAACGTCTGCGTGAGATCCTCGTCGAGGACGCCCACAAGGCGTACGCCGCCCGCGAAGCCGACATCGACGCCAAGGTCGGCGAGGGCGCGATGCGCGAGCTGGAACGCCGTGTCGTGCTGTCCGTGCTCGACCGTAAGTGGCGTGAGCACCTCTACGAGATGGACTACCTCAAGGAGGGCATCGGGCTGCGGGCGATGGCGCAGCGCAACCCGCTCGTGGAGTACCAGCGCGAGGGCTTCGACATGTTCAACGCGATGCTCGACTCGTTGAAGGAGGAAGCCGTCGGCCTGGTGTTCAACGTCCAGGTTCAGCAGGCCGAGCAGCAGCAGGCGGAGCAGCCGGAGGCTTCGCAAGCCAAGCCGCAGCGCGCGCCGCAGCCCGCAGTGGCTGCCCCGGCCAAGGCCGCGGGCAACGGTAGGGCCTCCGCGCCGTCGAACGCTCCCCGGCACGCGCGTCCTGTGCCGCCGCAGCCGACCGTCACCGGAGAGCCCGTGCCCGCCGCGTTGCAGGGCAAGGGCCTCGGCGGGCAGACCCCGCAGGGCTTGACGTTCTCGGGCCCGTCCGAGGGCGGCGGCGTCCAGTCCCGCGGTGACGGTTCCAGCAGTAAGGCCAAGAGCGGTCCCGCTGCCGGTGGCACGCGTCGGGAGCGGCGAGCCGCCGCCCGCGAACAGGCGAAGAAGAGCAAGCGTCAGACCGGCCGTTAG